A window of Thermus filiformis contains these coding sequences:
- a CDS encoding FAD-dependent oxidoreductase: MEREALWERLGREAWDLLILGGGATGAGVLWEATLRGLKAALVEARDFGSGTSSRSTKLLHGGVRYLELALKRLDRRQLKLVVDALHERKVVIRLAPHLAHPLPLLTPLFRAWEVPYYWTGLKLYDLLAGRQRLGPSRYLPPREVADLFPDLPRTLGGVLYLDGQFQDHRLNLALVLSALARGGLALNHAEAVALLQEGGRVRGAVVRDRLTGKEVEVRARAVVNAAGPLADRVRALLDPGLPPLLTPSSGVHLVLDYPLRAGLLIPKTRDGRVLFLLPYGGKALLGTTDLPAEATACPLPREEEVAYLLEEIRPYLGDLSGRVRAAWSGLRPLVGKGETRLLVRDHLIVEEKGLYTLTGGKWTTFRLMALDLVERLARDLGLRLPPSTSHATPLWGAGPRPDLPEGLERLWTAYGALAGEVLALGERPLLPGLPYLEGEVAWAVRRELAQKPLDVLVRRMGLALLDTRAAREALPRVVALMAPLLGWDEERARREREEAERGLEALC, translated from the coding sequence CTGGAGCGGGAGGCGCTTTGGGAGCGGCTTGGGCGGGAGGCCTGGGACCTCCTGATCCTGGGGGGTGGGGCCACGGGGGCGGGGGTTTTGTGGGAGGCCACCCTGCGGGGTCTGAAGGCCGCCTTGGTGGAGGCCCGGGACTTCGGGAGCGGCACCAGCTCCCGCTCCACCAAGCTCCTCCACGGGGGGGTGCGCTACCTGGAGCTCGCGCTTAAAAGGCTGGACCGGAGGCAGCTCAAGCTGGTGGTGGACGCCCTCCACGAGCGCAAGGTGGTCATCCGCCTCGCCCCCCACCTGGCCCACCCCCTTCCCCTCCTCACCCCCCTCTTCCGGGCCTGGGAGGTGCCCTACTACTGGACGGGCCTCAAACTCTACGACCTCCTGGCGGGAAGGCAGCGCCTGGGGCCGAGCCGCTACCTCCCTCCCCGGGAGGTGGCGGACCTCTTCCCCGACCTCCCCAGGACCCTCGGGGGCGTCCTCTACCTGGACGGGCAGTTCCAGGACCACCGCCTGAACCTGGCCCTGGTCCTCTCCGCCCTGGCGCGGGGGGGGCTCGCCCTGAACCACGCGGAGGCGGTGGCCCTCCTCCAGGAGGGGGGAAGGGTGCGGGGGGCGGTGGTGCGGGACCGGCTTACGGGGAAGGAGGTGGAGGTGCGGGCCCGGGCGGTGGTGAACGCCGCGGGCCCCCTGGCCGACCGGGTGCGCGCCCTCCTGGACCCAGGCCTTCCCCCCCTCCTCACCCCCTCCAGCGGGGTCCACCTGGTCCTGGACTACCCCCTGCGGGCGGGCCTCCTGATCCCCAAGACCCGGGACGGCCGGGTCCTCTTCCTCCTGCCCTACGGGGGAAAGGCCCTCCTCGGGACCACCGACCTGCCGGCGGAGGCCACGGCCTGCCCCCTGCCCCGGGAGGAGGAGGTGGCCTACCTCCTGGAGGAGATCCGCCCCTACCTGGGGGACCTCTCGGGCCGGGTGCGGGCGGCCTGGTCGGGGCTCAGGCCCCTGGTGGGGAAGGGGGAGACCCGGCTTTTGGTGCGGGACCATCTGATCGTGGAGGAGAAGGGGCTCTACACCCTCACCGGGGGGAAGTGGACCACCTTCCGCCTCATGGCCCTGGACCTGGTGGAGCGCCTGGCCCGGGACCTGGGCCTAAGACTTCCCCCCTCCACCTCCCACGCCACGCCCCTTTGGGGGGCGGGGCCCCGGCCCGACCTCCCCGAGGGGCTGGAGCGGCTTTGGACCGCCTACGGCGCCCTGGCGGGGGAGGTCCTGGCCCTGGGGGAGAGGCCCCTCCTTCCTGGGCTTCCCTACCTGGAGGGGGAGGTGGCCTGGGCGGTGAGGCGGGAGCTCGCCCAGAAGCCCCTGGACGTCCTGGTCCGGCGGATGGGCCTCGCCCTTTTGGACACCCGGGCCGCCCGAGAGGCCCTGCCCCGGGTGGTGGCCCTCATGGCCCCCCTTTTGGGCTGGGACGAGGAGCGGGCGCGGCGGGAGCGGGAGGAGGCCGAGCGGGGGCTCGAGGCGCTCTGCTGA
- a CDS encoding RNB domain-containing ribonuclease encodes MDFKKALVAYKGKPVLAEREGERLLLRLPEGAQRVRPKDVLVLYAFQEGEPVPAALDRPPDPALAAQVEAAWELLEGEAVPFREFAELVLGAYTPEAAYQAFSFLKESDLFVWEGERVRARRREEVEALRRRKEEERARAQAFQEGLEALRRGERVEPLVKEVEAVGLGRRKESPVLKALRLPETPEAAHALLLRLGAWRYENPHPARLGLLAFPLTGKEPLPNPELSLGELPEEERKDLTHLPAFAIDDEGSQDPDDAVYALWEGEGFRLFVHVADVAALVPPDSPADLEARRRGANLYLPEGTVPMLPLEATQRLGLGLLPVSPALTFELLVSEEGELLELSVYPSWVRVTRLTYREALEVEALADLARLAAAFRARRLREGGIDLSFPEVKVRLEGDRVRILPLPPYESRVWVREAMLLAGYAAAHFALEHALPVPFATQEAPELAETAEGLAGMWAQRRRMRRAQLRAQPAPHRGLGLPVYVQATSPLRRYLDLVVHQQIRAFLRGERPLSREEVLLRVGAAEAVADLVREAERKSREHWTLVHLLQEGYEGVGVLVEKRKGQGVFFIPELGLATPVALGQDLPLNAEVRLRFLEADLAGLSARFARL; translated from the coding sequence ATGGACTTCAAGAAAGCCCTGGTGGCTTACAAGGGGAAGCCCGTCCTGGCCGAGAGAGAGGGGGAGCGGCTTCTTTTGCGCCTGCCGGAGGGGGCCCAGAGGGTGCGGCCCAAGGACGTCCTGGTCCTTTACGCCTTCCAGGAGGGCGAGCCCGTGCCCGCCGCTTTGGACCGCCCCCCGGACCCGGCTTTGGCCGCGCAGGTGGAGGCGGCCTGGGAGCTTCTGGAAGGGGAGGCGGTCCCCTTTCGCGAGTTCGCCGAGCTGGTCCTCGGGGCCTACACCCCGGAGGCCGCCTACCAGGCCTTCTCCTTCCTTAAGGAGAGCGACCTCTTCGTCTGGGAGGGGGAGCGGGTGCGGGCCCGGCGGCGGGAGGAGGTGGAGGCCCTGCGCCGCCGCAAGGAGGAGGAGAGGGCCCGGGCCCAGGCCTTCCAGGAGGGCCTCGAGGCCCTAAGGCGCGGGGAGCGGGTGGAGCCCCTCGTCAAGGAGGTGGAGGCGGTGGGCCTGGGCCGGCGCAAGGAAAGCCCCGTCCTCAAGGCCCTCCGCCTCCCGGAAACCCCTGAGGCGGCCCACGCCCTCCTCCTCCGGCTTGGGGCCTGGCGGTACGAGAACCCCCACCCCGCCCGGCTGGGCCTTTTGGCCTTCCCCCTCACGGGAAAGGAGCCGCTTCCCAATCCGGAGCTTTCCCTGGGGGAGCTTCCCGAGGAGGAGCGGAAGGACCTCACCCACCTTCCCGCCTTCGCCATAGACGACGAGGGGAGCCAGGACCCGGACGACGCGGTCTACGCCCTTTGGGAAGGGGAAGGGTTCCGCCTCTTCGTCCACGTGGCCGACGTGGCGGCCTTGGTTCCTCCCGATTCCCCCGCCGACCTGGAGGCCCGCCGCCGGGGGGCGAACCTCTACCTGCCCGAGGGGACGGTCCCCATGCTCCCCCTCGAGGCCACCCAGAGGCTCGGCCTGGGGCTTCTGCCGGTGAGCCCCGCCCTCACCTTTGAGCTTTTGGTCTCGGAGGAGGGGGAGCTTTTGGAGCTTTCCGTCTACCCGAGCTGGGTCCGGGTGACGCGGCTCACCTACCGGGAGGCCCTCGAGGTGGAGGCCCTGGCCGACCTGGCCCGGCTGGCCGCGGCCTTCCGGGCGAGGCGGCTTCGGGAGGGGGGGATAGACCTCTCCTTCCCCGAGGTGAAGGTGCGCCTGGAGGGGGATCGGGTGCGGATCCTCCCCCTGCCTCCTTACGAGAGCCGGGTCTGGGTGCGGGAGGCCATGCTCCTCGCCGGGTACGCCGCCGCTCACTTCGCCCTCGAGCACGCCCTCCCCGTCCCCTTCGCCACCCAGGAGGCCCCCGAGCTGGCCGAGACCGCGGAGGGCCTGGCGGGGATGTGGGCCCAGAGGCGGCGGATGCGGCGGGCCCAGCTGAGGGCCCAGCCCGCCCCCCACCGGGGCCTGGGCCTGCCCGTCTACGTCCAGGCCACGAGCCCCCTGCGCCGCTACTTGGACCTGGTGGTCCACCAGCAGATCCGGGCCTTCCTTAGGGGAGAGCGGCCCCTCTCCCGGGAGGAGGTCCTCCTGCGGGTGGGGGCGGCGGAGGCGGTGGCCGACCTGGTGCGGGAGGCGGAGCGGAAGAGCCGCGAGCACTGGACCCTGGTCCACCTCCTCCAGGAGGGGTACGAGGGGGTGGGGGTCCTGGTAGAGAAACGGAAGGGGCAAGGGGTCTTCTTCATCCCCGAGCTGGGCCTGGCCACCCCCGTGGCCCTGGGCCAGGACCTACCCCTGAACGCCGAGGTCCGCCTCCGTTTCCTGGAGGCGGACCTGGCGGGGCTTTCCGCCCGCTTCGCCCGCCTCTAG
- a CDS encoding glycoside hydrolase family 36 protein: MRLRFPTGEVAVRAEGAEEVQGGFRLWGREVRAYAPSRVRSFFRHGWQSWSPAAWVDLAEPPRPLLPLERRPQADDPWVLAQGAHWGSGLGALRVGEEVLLLGALDPGGRVLGEEDLLLGRYAGEGGWFLAFGREEEVFAAYARHLPGRPGGRPPRVWCSWYSFYREIGEELLLEVLEGLRGLPFEVFQVDDGWQRGLGDWEANGRFPRGMAFLAEQIQKRGLRPGLWLAPFLVTAESPLYRAHPDWLLRDGEGRPVPAGFNWGVPLYALDAGHPEVVAWVADLVRKAVAWGYTYLKLDFLYAAALPGAEGEARYREALGAVREAAGGSYLLLSGAPILPSLGLGDGLRVGPDVAPYWDNEDRTFWLSDPTGPGLKNALRATVHRLWLGDNVHPDPDVVYFRTRFNLLSPEAMALQRAMGWITGFKATSDPPSWLLPEEREALWAFLEAEPEVERLGPYRFRVGEDVVDYGTVL, translated from the coding sequence ATGAGGCTTCGCTTTCCCACGGGCGAGGTGGCGGTCCGGGCGGAAGGGGCGGAGGAGGTCCAGGGGGGCTTCCGCCTCTGGGGCCGGGAGGTGCGGGCCTACGCCCCCTCACGGGTCCGTTCCTTCTTCCGCCACGGCTGGCAGAGCTGGAGCCCGGCGGCCTGGGTGGACCTGGCCGAGCCCCCGCGCCCCCTCCTGCCCCTGGAGCGGCGCCCCCAGGCGGACGACCCCTGGGTCCTCGCCCAGGGGGCCCACTGGGGGAGCGGCCTGGGGGCCCTGCGGGTGGGGGAGGAGGTCCTCCTCCTGGGGGCCCTGGATCCCGGGGGGCGGGTCCTGGGGGAGGAGGACCTCCTCCTGGGGCGGTACGCGGGGGAGGGGGGGTGGTTCCTGGCCTTCGGTAGGGAAGAGGAGGTCTTTGCCGCCTACGCCCGCCACCTGCCGGGCCGCCCGGGGGGCAGGCCCCCCAGGGTCTGGTGCTCCTGGTACAGCTTCTACCGGGAGATCGGCGAGGAGCTCCTCCTCGAGGTCCTGGAGGGGCTTCGGGGCCTTCCCTTTGAGGTCTTCCAGGTGGACGACGGCTGGCAGCGGGGCCTGGGCGACTGGGAGGCGAACGGGCGCTTCCCCCGGGGGATGGCCTTTCTGGCGGAGCAGATCCAGAAGCGGGGGCTCAGGCCGGGGCTCTGGCTCGCCCCTTTCCTGGTGACGGCGGAAAGCCCCCTTTACCGGGCCCACCCGGACTGGCTTTTGCGGGACGGGGAGGGGAGGCCGGTCCCCGCGGGCTTCAACTGGGGGGTCCCCCTCTACGCCCTAGACGCGGGCCACCCCGAGGTGGTGGCCTGGGTGGCGGACCTGGTCCGAAAGGCGGTGGCCTGGGGGTACACGTACCTGAAGCTGGACTTCCTTTACGCGGCCGCCCTGCCCGGGGCGGAAGGGGAGGCGCGCTACCGGGAGGCCCTGGGGGCGGTGCGGGAGGCGGCGGGAGGGAGCTACCTCCTCCTCTCGGGCGCCCCGATCCTCCCCTCCTTGGGGCTCGGGGACGGGCTCCGGGTCGGGCCGGACGTGGCCCCCTACTGGGACAACGAGGACCGCACCTTCTGGCTTTCCGACCCCACGGGGCCGGGCCTTAAGAACGCCCTCCGCGCCACCGTGCACCGCCTTTGGCTGGGGGATAACGTCCACCCGGACCCCGACGTGGTCTACTTCCGCACCCGCTTCAACCTCCTTTCCCCGGAGGCCATGGCGCTCCAGCGGGCCATGGGCTGGATCACCGGCTTCAAGGCCACCTCGGACCCGCCCTCCTGGCTCCTCCCGGAGGAAAGGGAGGCCCTTTGGGCCTTCCTGGAGGCGGAGCCCGAGGTGGAACGCCTGGGGCCTTACCGCTTCCGGGTGGGGGAGGATGTGGTGGACTATGGAACGGTTCTTTAA
- a CDS encoding M24 family metallopeptidase, with translation MNPAHLERLRAWMEERGFPRFFVARPENFAWLTGGANTLGMGEAVAYLEVGEEVVLHTSRIEHPRMAEEEAPGLAVRVHPWTAFLPPPAPNDLEHDLTPLRLVLSPKAQEDFLRLGREAAEEVLLGLGGEDQAQLAGALAEALWGRGIRPLLLLVAGEERLFRHRHPLPKDRPLGRAFMAVVCAERGGLVANLTRMAAFGHKEVEGRYREVLEVERVALERSRPGATLGEVFAALEEAYARLGHPGAWEEHHQGGVGGYRSREVLALPGHPLALRVGMALAWNPSLPGAKVEDTFLLREGGLENLTEDSRWPQVVVGGRARPDLWRG, from the coding sequence GTGAACCCAGCCCACCTGGAAAGACTACGCGCCTGGATGGAGGAAAGGGGCTTTCCCCGCTTCTTCGTGGCCCGGCCCGAGAACTTCGCCTGGCTCACGGGCGGGGCCAACACCTTGGGGATGGGGGAGGCGGTGGCCTACCTCGAGGTGGGGGAGGAGGTGGTCCTCCACACCAGCCGCATTGAGCACCCCCGGATGGCGGAGGAGGAGGCCCCCGGCCTGGCCGTGCGGGTCCACCCCTGGACCGCCTTTCTCCCGCCCCCGGCCCCCAACGACCTGGAGCACGACCTCACCCCCTTGCGCCTGGTCCTCTCCCCCAAGGCCCAGGAGGACTTCCTCCGCCTGGGGCGGGAGGCGGCGGAGGAAGTCCTCCTGGGCCTTGGGGGAGAGGACCAGGCGCAACTCGCCGGGGCCCTGGCCGAGGCCCTCTGGGGACGGGGGATCCGGCCCCTCCTCCTCCTGGTGGCGGGGGAGGAGCGGCTCTTCCGCCACCGCCACCCCCTGCCCAAGGACCGGCCCCTGGGCAGGGCCTTCATGGCCGTGGTCTGCGCCGAGCGGGGCGGGCTGGTGGCCAACCTCACCCGCATGGCCGCCTTCGGCCACAAGGAGGTGGAAGGGCGCTACCGGGAGGTCTTGGAGGTGGAGCGGGTGGCCCTGGAAAGGAGCCGCCCCGGGGCCACCTTAGGGGAGGTCTTTGCTGCTTTAGAGGAGGCCTACGCCCGGCTGGGCCACCCCGGGGCCTGGGAGGAGCACCACCAGGGGGGTGTGGGGGGGTACCGCTCCCGGGAGGTCCTGGCCTTGCCGGGCCACCCCTTGGCCCTTAGGGTGGGGATGGCCCTGGCCTGGAACCCCAGCCTTCCCGGGGCCAAGGTGGAGGACACCTTTCTTCTGAGGGAGGGGGGCCTGGAGAACCTGACGGAGGATTCCCGCTGGCCCCAGGTGGTCGTGGGCGGGAGGGCGCGGCCGGACCTTTGGAGGGGATGA
- the galT gene encoding galactose-1-phosphate uridylyltransferase, which produces MERFFKHFHRKRDGRALYLYGLKPLEASPLPELEEPLAAASHLRWHPLRGEWVVYAAHRQERTFLPPKEHCPLCPGREGGFPTEIPFSDFQVAVFQNRFPAFVPDPFPPPEGLPVPVEAARGRCEVVVYTPRHTGSLASLSEEERRLLVEVWVDRYQELYAQEEVRFVMPFENRGEAVGVTLHHPHGQIYAYPFVPPVLEREARAFREGAVLEALFPHLSPYRVDEEGGLLAFVPPFARYPYEVWIAPRRRHPGPWTFSEEERWAFARLLGRVVARYDALFGEPFPYVMVFHASPKGEEAFFHFHVEFYPPKRTRDKLKFLAGTELGAGTFVVDALPEETARLLKEAL; this is translated from the coding sequence ATGGAACGGTTCTTTAAGCACTTCCACCGCAAACGGGACGGCAGGGCCCTCTACCTCTACGGCTTGAAGCCCCTCGAGGCCTCCCCCCTGCCGGAGCTCGAGGAACCCCTGGCGGCCGCCTCCCACCTCCGCTGGCACCCCTTGCGGGGGGAGTGGGTGGTCTACGCCGCCCACCGCCAGGAGCGGACCTTCCTCCCCCCCAAGGAGCACTGCCCCCTCTGCCCGGGCCGGGAGGGGGGGTTCCCCACGGAGATCCCCTTTTCGGACTTCCAGGTGGCGGTCTTTCAGAACCGCTTCCCCGCCTTCGTCCCCGACCCCTTTCCGCCCCCCGAGGGCCTTCCCGTCCCCGTGGAGGCCGCCCGGGGCCGGTGCGAGGTGGTGGTCTACACCCCCAGGCACACGGGAAGCCTGGCCAGCCTGAGCGAGGAGGAGAGGCGGCTTCTAGTGGAGGTCTGGGTGGACCGCTACCAGGAGCTTTACGCCCAGGAGGAGGTGCGCTTCGTCATGCCCTTTGAGAACCGGGGGGAGGCGGTGGGGGTGACCCTCCACCACCCCCACGGGCAGATCTACGCCTACCCCTTCGTCCCGCCCGTTTTGGAACGGGAGGCCCGGGCCTTCCGGGAGGGGGCGGTCCTCGAGGCCCTCTTTCCCCACCTTTCGCCCTACCGGGTGGACGAGGAGGGGGGGCTTTTGGCCTTCGTCCCCCCCTTCGCCCGCTACCCCTATGAGGTCTGGATCGCCCCTAGGAGGCGGCACCCCGGGCCCTGGACCTTCAGCGAGGAGGAGCGGTGGGCCTTCGCCCGGCTTTTGGGCCGGGTGGTGGCCCGGTACGACGCCCTCTTCGGCGAGCCCTTCCCTTACGTCATGGTCTTCCACGCCAGCCCCAAGGGGGAGGAGGCCTTTTTCCACTTCCACGTGGAGTTCTACCCGCCCAAGCGCACCCGGGATAAGCTCAAGTTCCTGGCGGGCACGGAGCTCGGGGCGGGCACCTTCGTGGTGGACGCCCTGCCCGAGGAGACGGCCCGCCTGCTCAAGGAGGCCCTATGA
- a CDS encoding M3 family oligoendopeptidase yields the protein MEWDLSDLYASPKDPRILKDLEEALALSQEAVEGLRPEAEVLAQKIALYEKALEKGYKPLLYASLYFSTHTQDAEAKALLDQARSRFAELKNRLLPLELYLKTLPEEDFRPLLEAPGLSDLRHWLGQLRAFAPYTLSEKEERILNLKSLVGRSAWSQFYTEYTGRFRFLVDGKSLTDAEVRALRRSPDPRVRREAHRALYGKLLEEAPTLSYIFNAVFQDFLQDLSLRGYDHPLRPTALSDELEVEDILRLLEATEARYGLVEAYYRLKARRLGLEKTPSPDLLAPFGEEPRVEFKEAQALVLEAFGRFSPEMAEIAREFFQKRWIDVYPRPGKRGGAFCSGGLPSTHPYVLLNHTDDLDSAHTLAHELGHGVHFYLARRQRLLNFGATTPLAETASVFAEILLDDLLMERLSTREERATLLANRLEDAIATAFRQVMYTRFELRAVEARKEGALAPEAFHALWDEEQRRLYGDGVEWTELDKSAWSGIPHFVHYRFYTYSYAYGYLLVLALYARYLEEGRAFVPKYLEILAAGESESPEAILRKAGLNPKDPGFWEGSFRVLEGWLKELEGLL from the coding sequence GTGGAATGGGACCTTTCGGACCTGTACGCTAGCCCCAAGGACCCGCGGATCCTAAAGGACCTGGAGGAGGCCCTGGCCCTGAGCCAGGAGGCGGTGGAGGGACTCAGGCCGGAGGCGGAGGTCCTGGCCCAGAAAATCGCCCTCTACGAGAAGGCGCTAGAGAAGGGGTACAAGCCCCTCCTCTACGCTTCCTTGTACTTCTCCACCCACACCCAGGACGCGGAGGCCAAGGCCCTTCTGGACCAGGCGAGAAGCCGCTTCGCCGAGCTGAAGAACCGCCTCCTTCCCCTCGAGCTCTACCTTAAGACCCTGCCGGAGGAGGACTTCCGCCCCCTCCTCGAGGCCCCTGGGCTTTCCGACCTGCGCCACTGGCTGGGCCAGCTCCGGGCCTTCGCCCCCTACACCCTCTCGGAGAAGGAGGAGCGCATCCTCAATCTGAAGAGCCTGGTGGGCCGGAGCGCCTGGAGCCAGTTCTACACGGAGTACACCGGCCGCTTCCGCTTCCTGGTGGACGGGAAGAGCCTCACGGACGCGGAGGTGCGGGCGCTCCGCCGCAGCCCCGACCCCCGGGTGCGGCGGGAGGCGCACCGGGCCCTTTACGGGAAGCTCCTGGAGGAGGCCCCCACCCTGAGCTACATCTTCAACGCCGTCTTCCAGGACTTCCTCCAGGACCTCTCCCTCCGGGGGTACGACCACCCCTTGAGGCCCACGGCCCTCTCCGACGAGCTCGAGGTGGAGGACATCCTCCGCCTCCTGGAGGCCACCGAGGCCCGCTACGGCCTGGTGGAGGCCTACTACCGCCTCAAGGCCCGGCGGCTGGGGTTGGAAAAGACGCCCAGCCCCGACCTCCTGGCCCCCTTCGGCGAGGAGCCCCGGGTGGAGTTCAAAGAGGCCCAGGCCCTGGTCCTAGAGGCCTTCGGCCGCTTCAGCCCCGAGATGGCCGAGATCGCCCGGGAGTTCTTCCAAAAGCGCTGGATTGACGTCTACCCGAGGCCCGGGAAGCGGGGCGGGGCCTTCTGCTCCGGCGGCCTCCCCTCTACCCACCCCTACGTCCTCCTGAACCACACCGACGACCTGGACTCGGCCCACACCCTGGCCCACGAGCTCGGACACGGGGTGCACTTCTACCTGGCCCGCAGGCAGCGGCTCCTCAACTTCGGGGCCACCACCCCCCTGGCCGAGACGGCGAGCGTCTTCGCCGAGATCCTCCTGGATGACCTCCTCATGGAGCGGCTCTCCACGAGGGAGGAGCGGGCCACCCTTTTGGCCAACCGACTGGAGGACGCCATCGCCACCGCCTTCCGCCAGGTGATGTACACCCGGTTTGAGCTCCGGGCCGTGGAGGCACGCAAGGAGGGCGCCCTGGCCCCCGAGGCCTTCCACGCCCTTTGGGACGAGGAGCAGAGGCGGCTTTACGGGGACGGCGTGGAGTGGACCGAGCTGGACAAAAGCGCCTGGTCGGGCATCCCCCACTTCGTCCACTACCGCTTCTACACCTACTCCTACGCCTACGGCTACCTCCTGGTCCTGGCCCTGTACGCCCGCTACCTCGAGGAGGGCCGGGCCTTCGTGCCCAAGTACCTGGAGATCCTGGCGGCGGGCGAGTCGGAAAGCCCGGAGGCGATCCTGCGCAAGGCCGGGCTCAACCCCAAGGACCCCGGGTTCTGGGAAGGCTCCTTCCGGGTCCTGGAGGGCTGGCTGAAGGAGCTCGAGGGGCTTTTGTGA
- the glpK gene encoding glycerol kinase GlpK, giving the protein MSYLLALDQGTTSSRALLFTLEGRPVAVAQQEFGQLYPAPGLVEHDPLEIWRTQLQTAREVLRRAGVDPKEVVALGLTNQRETTLVWERKTGKPLHNALVWQDRRTASLCEVLKARGLEPLFRERTGLLLDPYFSGTKLLWLLENVPGLRERAEQGEVCFGTVDTWLIYNLTGGRFHATDPSNASRTLLFNLHTLSWDEDLLQALGIPQALLPEVRPSDGEFGETLPELLGAPIPIRGVLGDQQAALFGQAALEAGQGKCTYGTGAFLLLNTGERPVPSQRGLLTTVAWSLGGRATYALEGSVFIAGAAIQWLRDLGLIRESREVEALAREVEDAGGVYFVPAFTGLGAPYWDPYARGLLIGLTRGTGRAHLARAALEGVAFQVRDVFLAMGEEAGLPLKELRADGGMAANDFFLALQADLLGTPVLRPEVTETTALGAALMAGVGAGALDLEGVRAAWREAARFLPTLPEEVRRERHRLWQRAVERALGWAKEG; this is encoded by the coding sequence ATGAGCTACCTTCTCGCCCTGGACCAGGGGACCACCTCGAGCCGGGCTCTTCTTTTCACCCTGGAGGGGAGGCCGGTGGCGGTGGCCCAGCAGGAGTTCGGCCAGCTCTACCCGGCCCCGGGCCTGGTGGAGCACGACCCCCTGGAGATCTGGCGGACCCAGCTCCAGACGGCCCGGGAGGTCCTGAGGCGGGCCGGGGTGGACCCCAAGGAGGTGGTGGCCCTGGGCCTCACCAACCAGCGGGAGACCACCCTGGTGTGGGAGCGGAAGACGGGGAAGCCCCTCCACAACGCCCTCGTCTGGCAGGACCGGAGGACCGCCTCCCTTTGCGAGGTCCTAAAGGCGCGGGGCCTGGAGCCCCTTTTCCGGGAGCGGACGGGCCTCCTTCTGGACCCCTACTTCTCCGGAACCAAGCTCCTGTGGCTCTTGGAGAACGTTCCGGGCCTGAGGGAAAGGGCCGAGCAGGGGGAGGTCTGCTTCGGCACCGTGGACACCTGGCTCATCTACAACCTCACCGGGGGGCGGTTCCACGCCACCGACCCTTCCAACGCCAGCCGCACCCTCCTTTTCAACCTCCACACCCTCTCCTGGGACGAGGACCTCCTCCAGGCCCTGGGCATCCCCCAAGCCCTCCTTCCCGAGGTGCGCCCCTCGGACGGGGAGTTCGGCGAGACCCTGCCCGAGCTTCTGGGGGCCCCCATCCCCATCCGGGGGGTCCTGGGGGACCAGCAGGCGGCCCTTTTCGGCCAGGCGGCCCTGGAGGCGGGGCAGGGGAAGTGCACCTACGGCACCGGGGCCTTCCTCCTCCTGAACACGGGGGAGCGGCCGGTCCCTTCCCAAAGGGGCCTCCTCACCACCGTGGCCTGGAGCCTGGGGGGGAGGGCCACCTACGCCCTGGAGGGGAGCGTCTTCATCGCCGGGGCGGCGATCCAGTGGCTGAGGGACCTGGGCCTGATCCGGGAAAGCCGGGAGGTGGAGGCTTTGGCCCGGGAGGTGGAGGACGCGGGCGGGGTCTACTTCGTCCCCGCCTTTACCGGCCTGGGGGCCCCCTACTGGGACCCCTACGCCCGGGGCCTCCTGATCGGCCTTACCCGGGGGACGGGGCGGGCCCACCTGGCCCGGGCGGCTTTGGAGGGGGTGGCCTTCCAGGTGCGGGACGTCTTCCTGGCCATGGGGGAGGAGGCGGGGCTTCCCCTCAAGGAGCTCCGGGCGGACGGGGGGATGGCCGCGAACGACTTCTTCCTGGCCCTGCAGGCGGACCTTTTGGGGACGCCGGTGCTCCGGCCCGAGGTGACGGAGACCACTGCTTTGGGCGCGGCCCTCATGGCCGGGGTGGGGGCGGGGGCCTTGGACCTGGAGGGGGTGCGGGCGGCCTGGCGGGAGGCGGCCCGCTTCCTGCCCACCCTTCCCGAGGAGGTGCGCCGGGAGCGCCACCGCCTCTGGCAAAGGGCGGTGGAACGGGCCTTGGGCTGGGCCAAGGAGGGGTGA